The following coding sequences lie in one Methylotenera versatilis 301 genomic window:
- the infA gene encoding translation initiation factor IF-1: MAKEELIEMNGVVMEILPDSRYRVTLDNGHKLIAYTGGKMKKNHIRILAGDKVTLELSPYDINNGRITFRHIEAGGATFTPRKRTY, from the coding sequence TTGGCTAAAGAAGAGTTGATTGAAATGAATGGTGTGGTAATGGAAATATTACCTGACTCACGCTATCGTGTAACGCTAGACAATGGGCATAAATTAATTGCTTATACTGGTGGTAAAATGAAAAAAAATCATATTCGAATCTTAGCTGGTGACAAAGTTACTCTGGAGCTTTCTCCGTACGATATCAATAATGGTCGTATTACTTTCAGGCATATCGAAGCTGGTGGCGCTACCTTCACGCCAAGAAAACGCACCTACTAA
- the epsA gene encoding XrtB/PEP-CTERM-associated transcriptional regulator EpsA — translation MDNTTQNKHWEKIFSVIQRSYAIENHLEFFSWLQNGVNEFLPHDVLIACWGDFEKKLVKSKLNYDVASNLSEINTQTVFDSNNGYDVCMLHLHQLWLNNNRCWFVINNLNHHQVESQFQIVLPKKLDQLNSLMVYGVSDVRGSNVCLYVFFSKENVFDVPNSVMGLIMPHIDNVLRKIQHLKPLKTPTESAIILDGTGLSVRELEIIHWIKSGKTNQEIATILDISQNTVKSHLKRVFQKMNVTRRAQAVAILMNKLN, via the coding sequence ATGGATAACACGACGCAAAATAAGCATTGGGAAAAAATATTCTCAGTGATACAAAGATCATATGCAATAGAAAATCACCTTGAGTTCTTTAGCTGGTTACAGAATGGCGTTAATGAATTTTTACCACATGATGTATTAATTGCCTGTTGGGGCGACTTTGAAAAAAAGTTGGTAAAAAGTAAGTTAAATTACGATGTTGCTTCTAATTTAAGCGAGATCAATACACAAACTGTATTCGATTCTAATAATGGCTATGATGTGTGCATGTTGCATTTACATCAACTGTGGTTAAACAATAATCGTTGCTGGTTCGTTATTAACAATCTAAATCATCATCAGGTTGAAAGCCAGTTTCAGATCGTTTTACCAAAAAAACTTGATCAGTTAAATTCATTGATGGTTTATGGCGTAAGTGATGTACGCGGTAGCAATGTCTGTTTGTATGTTTTTTTCAGTAAAGAAAATGTATTTGATGTGCCTAATTCGGTGATGGGCTTAATCATGCCACACATCGATAATGTACTAAGAAAAATCCAGCATCTTAAACCATTAAAAACACCTACAGAATCTGCCATTATTTTAGATGGTACTGGGCTAAGCGTGCGTGAATTAGAAATAATTCATTGGATAAAATCAGGAAAGACCAACCAAGAGATCGCGACAATTCTAGACATTAGCCAGAATACTGTCAAAAGTCATTTAAAGCGGGTTTTCCAAAAAATGAATGTGACAAGGCGAGCGCAAGCGGTTGCTATTTTAATGAATAAGCTAAATTGA
- a CDS encoding RNA-binding S4 domain-containing protein produces MSQTIQFDLTTEYVELCNLLKLVGLADSGGRGKTMVAEGLVKVDGLTETRKTAKIRTGQTVVVGNQTINVK; encoded by the coding sequence ATGTCACAAACCATACAATTTGATTTAACTACAGAATACGTAGAATTATGCAATCTACTAAAGTTAGTAGGATTAGCGGATAGTGGTGGTCGCGGTAAAACAATGGTTGCTGAAGGATTAGTGAAGGTTGATGGCTTAACCGAAACTAGAAAAACAGCTAAAATTCGTACAGGTCAAACGGTTGTAGTTGGTAATCAAACGATTAACGTTAAATAA
- the rnr gene encoding ribonuclease R, with amino-acid sequence MTKNSNKNKTSRSSDPHAEREAGRYDTPLPSRELILTTMSDQGIPLSVEQLYLLLDISEDERIIFNKRLNAMEREGQIIKNRKGALCIADKLDLIAGVIQGHPDGFGFLIPDDKTKVSGEDIFLSPKEMSQVMHGDRAMVRMSGLDRKGRPEGKIVEVLERRTQKLVGRVMQTSGVTIVAAEDKRINLDILIPYHLDMGAKAGQVVMVELTGQPSSLAQPMGKVVEILGNYADSGMEIEIALRKHNLPHEFSREATNQAEAYPRLVQPEDYKGRIDCREMPLITIDGETARDFDDAVYAEPQGKGWRLVVAIADVSFYVKPNDALDKGAYDRGNSVYFPRRVIPMLPEALSNGLCSLNPDVERLCMICDMQVDGAGIVKQYKFYPSVMRSQARMTYTKVHEILQNPEGELAQEYAWLMPHLQHLNSVYKLMLVQRQKRGAIEFETSETIMEFNEQGKIERIVPSTRNEAHKLIEECMLAANVCAADFLKEHEHPALYRIHEGPTPEKLELLRAFMGEFGFGVGGGDTPHAKDYGKLLERIRERPDAQLLQTVLLRSMQQAVYSPDNVGHFGLAYEAYAHFTSPIRRYPDLLIHRAIKAVLNGDKYKAGSWADLGVHCSMTERRADDATRDVTNWLKCFYMQDKIGEVFEGTVAGVTSFGLFVALDGVYVEGLLHVTELGNDYFHFDKARHEMAGERTGVRYRLGDRLTIKVARVDLETTKIDFVLMNKNNTLDDGIEVNSAIEGASNKLRGGDRKPVKSSTQFGDKFGDKPATKNTPRTASKTGGKLTLGVKPKSKSSSKVVSKTAGKNPAKPTKSKKASKKTSKR; translated from the coding sequence ATGACAAAAAATAGCAACAAAAACAAAACTAGCAGAAGTTCTGATCCGCACGCTGAGCGTGAAGCAGGTCGATATGACACACCTTTGCCGAGTCGTGAGCTTATTCTCACTACGATGAGCGATCAAGGCATTCCACTCAGTGTGGAACAACTCTATCTATTGTTAGATATTAGTGAAGATGAGCGAATCATTTTCAATAAGCGATTGAACGCAATGGAGCGCGAAGGCCAGATTATTAAAAACAGAAAAGGCGCACTTTGTATCGCCGATAAGCTGGATTTGATTGCAGGCGTTATTCAAGGCCACCCTGATGGCTTTGGCTTTTTAATTCCTGATGACAAAACAAAAGTAAGTGGCGAAGATATATTCCTAAGCCCTAAAGAGATGTCGCAAGTAATGCACGGCGACCGCGCTATGGTGCGTATGAGTGGCTTAGATAGAAAAGGTAGACCTGAAGGTAAGATCGTTGAAGTCCTTGAGCGTCGCACGCAAAAGCTTGTTGGACGCGTGATGCAGACTAGCGGCGTGACAATCGTTGCGGCTGAAGATAAACGCATCAACTTGGATATTTTGATTCCGTATCACTTAGACATGGGCGCTAAAGCTGGGCAAGTTGTGATGGTTGAGCTAACTGGACAGCCGTCATCGTTAGCGCAGCCTATGGGTAAAGTGGTTGAAATCTTAGGTAACTATGCCGATAGTGGCATGGAAATTGAGATTGCATTACGTAAGCACAACTTACCGCATGAATTTAGTCGTGAAGCAACAAATCAGGCTGAAGCTTATCCGCGCTTAGTTCAACCTGAAGATTATAAAGGTCGGATTGACTGTCGTGAAATGCCGTTGATTACCATTGATGGTGAGACTGCACGTGACTTTGATGATGCAGTTTATGCAGAACCGCAAGGTAAGGGCTGGCGTTTGGTAGTGGCGATTGCCGATGTGAGTTTTTACGTTAAGCCTAATGATGCTTTGGACAAAGGCGCTTATGACCGTGGAAACTCTGTATATTTTCCGCGACGCGTGATTCCAATGCTGCCAGAAGCGCTTTCTAACGGCCTGTGTTCGCTTAATCCTGATGTTGAACGTCTCTGTATGATCTGTGACATGCAAGTTGATGGCGCGGGTATTGTGAAGCAATACAAGTTTTATCCTTCTGTGATGCGTTCACAAGCACGTATGACTTACACCAAGGTGCATGAAATATTGCAAAACCCTGAAGGCGAGCTTGCGCAAGAATACGCATGGTTGATGCCACATTTGCAGCATCTCAATAGCGTTTACAAATTGATGTTGGTGCAACGTCAAAAACGCGGCGCAATTGAATTTGAGACATCAGAAACTATTATGGAGTTTAATGAGCAAGGCAAAATCGAACGTATTGTGCCAAGCACACGTAATGAAGCACATAAGCTAATTGAAGAATGCATGTTAGCTGCCAATGTTTGTGCGGCGGATTTTTTGAAGGAGCACGAGCATCCTGCTTTATATCGTATCCATGAAGGACCAACACCTGAAAAACTAGAGCTATTACGTGCGTTTATGGGCGAGTTTGGCTTTGGGGTAGGTGGTGGTGACACACCACATGCCAAAGACTATGGCAAACTATTAGAGCGCATTAGAGAGCGTCCTGATGCGCAGCTGTTACAAACGGTGTTGCTGCGTTCTATGCAGCAGGCTGTTTATAGCCCAGATAACGTCGGGCACTTCGGTTTAGCTTATGAAGCTTACGCCCATTTCACTTCGCCGATACGCCGTTACCCAGACTTGTTGATTCATAGAGCGATTAAAGCTGTTTTAAATGGTGATAAATACAAAGCTGGTAGTTGGGCTGACTTAGGCGTGCATTGCTCTATGACAGAGCGTCGTGCTGATGATGCAACGCGTGATGTGACCAATTGGCTCAAATGCTTCTACATGCAAGATAAGATCGGTGAAGTGTTTGAAGGAACTGTGGCTGGCGTGACCAGTTTTGGTCTGTTTGTTGCGTTGGATGGCGTGTATGTAGAAGGTTTATTGCATGTGACTGAACTAGGTAATGATTACTTCCATTTTGATAAAGCGCGACATGAAATGGCGGGTGAGCGGACAGGTGTGCGTTATCGTTTAGGCGATAGACTAACCATTAAAGTGGCACGCGTAGATTTGGAAACAACCAAAATTGACTTTGTTTTAATGAATAAAAACAATACATTGGATGATGGTATTGAGGTCAATTCTGCAATAGAGGGAGCGAGTAATAAATTGCGCGGTGGTGATAGAAAGCCTGTAAAATCCAGCACGCAATTTGGTGATAAGTTTGGCGATAAACCGGCTACAAAAAACACGCCTAGAACTGCATCAAAAACAGGTGGAAAATTAACTTTGGGTGTTAAGCCTAAGTCAAAATCTAGCTCAAAAGTGGTGAGTAAGACGGCGGGAAAGAATCCAGCTAAGCCGACTAAGTCAAAAAAGGCCAGCAAAAAAACAAGTAAGCGTTAA
- the rlmB gene encoding 23S rRNA (guanosine(2251)-2'-O)-methyltransferase RlmB — MSDARILFGFHAVLSRLRQHGASVQEILIDRDRMDARMKDLLKMAEAAGVRTMEVERSRLDGMAGMNGRHQGVIARVVDTPIPYKDIHDILESDLTEPPFFLILDGVEDPHNLGACLRVADAMGVHAVIAPKDRAVGLNATVRKVACGAAETVPFIAVTNLARTIRELKEAGVFVIGTTMDAPSTLINTKLDGPIAIVLGAEGDGIRRLTAETCDALMTIPMYGSVESLNVSVASGICLYEARRQRSLLAV, encoded by the coding sequence ATGAGCGATGCCCGTATTTTATTTGGCTTTCATGCCGTATTAAGCCGTTTGCGTCAGCATGGCGCTAGTGTGCAAGAGATTTTGATTGATCGCGACCGCATGGACGCACGTATGAAAGATTTGCTGAAGATGGCAGAGGCAGCAGGCGTGCGTACGATGGAAGTTGAGCGTAGCCGCTTGGATGGTATGGCAGGTATGAATGGTCGCCACCAAGGTGTGATTGCACGTGTGGTTGATACGCCAATTCCATACAAAGATATTCACGATATTTTAGAATCTGACCTCACAGAACCACCATTCTTCTTGATTTTGGATGGCGTAGAAGATCCCCATAATCTGGGTGCTTGCTTGCGCGTGGCTGATGCGATGGGTGTGCATGCAGTCATCGCCCCTAAAGATCGTGCTGTAGGCTTGAATGCTACTGTGCGTAAGGTTGCTTGTGGTGCAGCAGAAACCGTACCGTTTATTGCTGTGACTAACTTAGCGAGAACGATACGTGAGTTGAAAGAGGCTGGCGTATTCGTCATTGGCACTACTATGGACGCGCCAAGTACATTGATAAACACTAAGCTGGATGGCCCAATTGCCATCGTGTTAGGTGCTGAAGGTGATGGTATTAGACGTTTAACCGCAGAAACCTGTGATGCGCTAATGACAATTCCAATGTATGGCTCAGTTGAAAGTTTAAACGTGAGCGTTGCGAGCGGAATCTGCTTATATGAAGCTAGGCGTCAGCGTAGCCTGCTTGCGGTATAA
- the mqo gene encoding malate dehydrogenase (quinone) translates to MTTANKIDVLLVGGGVMSATLGVLLTQLDPTLKIRMVEQLSEVALESSDALNNAGTGHAGYCELNYTPQDVDGSIAIGRALEINAAFEVSLQFWSHLVETSALPDPSQFISKIPHLSLVWGIKNSAFLKQRYALLKQHHLFEHMQFSEDFAQLQQWMPLIMTGRNADEKLAATYVENGSDVDFGSLTRHLVDYLKKQSNFSLHTNTQVKNLSKIKDRAKDNTWHVKLHDFTTKHTQTVSAKFVFLGAGGGALPLLQKANIDESKGYGGFPVSGQWLICHNPEVIKQHYAKVYGKAALGAPPMSVPHLDTRVINGKRALLFGPFAGFTTKFLKAGSKFDLAKSVKANNLKAMLGVGRHNLALTKYLLKEATQTHEQRMNALRDFLPNAINSDWTLENAGQRVQIIKQCNEKWGKLEFGTEIVAAKDGTLAALLGASPGASVSVKAMIDVLERCFSQQMKSDAWQQKMKALVPSYGESLINDAALLQSTRKRTLSTLKLSA, encoded by the coding sequence ATGACAACGGCAAATAAAATTGATGTGCTATTAGTGGGTGGCGGCGTGATGAGCGCAACGCTAGGCGTTCTGCTTACTCAGTTGGACCCTACTCTTAAAATCAGGATGGTGGAGCAGTTATCAGAGGTGGCGTTAGAAAGCTCAGATGCACTGAATAATGCCGGTACGGGGCATGCGGGCTATTGCGAGCTTAATTACACGCCACAAGATGTTGACGGTAGCATTGCCATTGGGCGTGCTTTAGAAATTAACGCAGCATTCGAAGTTTCTCTACAGTTTTGGTCGCATTTGGTTGAAACCTCAGCCCTACCCGACCCTAGTCAATTTATTAGCAAAATTCCGCATTTAAGCCTTGTTTGGGGTATAAAAAATAGTGCGTTCTTAAAACAGCGCTACGCCCTACTTAAACAGCATCATTTGTTTGAACATATGCAATTTAGTGAGGACTTTGCTCAACTGCAACAATGGATGCCGCTTATCATGACTGGCAGAAATGCAGACGAAAAGTTAGCTGCAACCTATGTTGAAAACGGCTCAGATGTAGATTTCGGCTCACTCACACGCCATTTAGTTGACTACTTAAAAAAACAGTCAAATTTTAGTTTGCACACCAATACGCAAGTTAAAAATCTAAGCAAAATAAAAGATCGTGCCAAAGATAACACCTGGCATGTCAAATTGCATGATTTCACCACCAAGCATACACAAACCGTTAGCGCTAAATTTGTGTTTTTAGGTGCTGGTGGTGGCGCACTGCCATTGCTACAAAAGGCCAATATTGATGAAAGCAAAGGCTATGGCGGCTTTCCTGTGAGTGGCCAATGGCTAATTTGTCACAACCCTGAAGTCATCAAGCAACATTATGCCAAAGTGTATGGCAAAGCTGCGCTTGGCGCACCACCAATGTCTGTACCGCACTTAGATACACGTGTGATTAACGGCAAACGTGCTTTATTGTTTGGACCATTTGCTGGCTTTACCACTAAGTTTTTAAAAGCAGGCTCTAAATTTGATTTAGCAAAATCTGTCAAAGCCAATAATCTTAAAGCCATGCTAGGCGTAGGTAGGCACAATTTAGCACTTACTAAATACCTCTTGAAAGAGGCTACCCAAACGCATGAGCAACGGATGAATGCGCTACGCGACTTTTTGCCCAATGCGATAAATAGTGACTGGACGCTTGAAAATGCAGGCCAACGTGTGCAAATTATTAAACAATGCAACGAAAAATGGGGGAAATTAGAATTTGGCACTGAAATAGTAGCCGCCAAAGATGGTACTTTAGCGGCTTTACTAGGCGCATCACCAGGGGCATCGGTCAGCGTTAAAGCTATGATTGACGTGCTTGAGCGCTGTTTTAGCCAACAAATGAAGAGTGATGCTTGGCAACAAAAAATGAAAGCTTTAGTGCCAAGCTACGGCGAGTCACTTATCAACGATGCCGCATTATTACAAAGCACTAGAAAAAGAACGCTAAGCACTTTAAAGCTTAGCGCTTAA
- a CDS encoding tetratricopeptide repeat protein, translated as MSLINQMLKDLEQRGAGSNDAKEMIISSPSEALQPAVITPYTSQHYQAKHGVPFLKISGLMVLLAGGAYLWVQSAPALSHSIDQLKVQATPQAVLMHADSEAATKPAEDTRTIAAVQTTDSASPPLFESTLRYTPIAAQTNKLEKYPQKDKVIANVMPAELLASSPANTNQATKPVEPVSSQPVEPANNVVVSGNSVVPTKLVVAAKSPAHSSNSSILKQISPEQKSGNSYRQALANLQQGRVAEAQSNLAQALEANPANQEARQTLAGLLLDNNRNDEARATLAAGLAIAPEQTNFRMALARLQIELGDKSAALTTMEQGQAYANNNADYQSFLATLLQRANRHDEAISHYKTALSMNASPNNSSSANSLVGLGISLQATGKLENAQEAFTRAQSVATLSPELAQFIDQQLKQINQRLQNSASK; from the coding sequence ATGAGCTTAATTAATCAAATGCTAAAAGACCTGGAACAGCGCGGCGCTGGGTCTAATGACGCGAAAGAAATGATTATATCCAGTCCAAGCGAAGCGCTACAGCCAGCTGTAATCACACCTTATACGAGCCAGCACTATCAAGCTAAGCATGGCGTGCCGTTTCTTAAGATTAGTGGGCTAATGGTATTATTAGCTGGTGGCGCTTATTTGTGGGTACAAAGCGCACCTGCGCTATCTCACAGCATTGATCAGTTAAAAGTACAAGCAACGCCACAAGCAGTGCTGATGCATGCTGATTCAGAAGCAGCTACAAAACCTGCAGAAGACACTAGAACTATTGCTGCTGTTCAAACTACAGATTCAGCATCACCTCCGCTATTTGAAAGCACACTCAGATACACCCCGATAGCCGCACAAACTAACAAGCTTGAAAAGTATCCTCAAAAAGATAAAGTCATCGCAAATGTAATGCCTGCTGAGTTATTAGCTAGTAGTCCTGCCAATACCAATCAAGCAACTAAGCCAGTTGAACCAGTAAGCTCACAACCTGTAGAACCTGCAAACAATGTAGTGGTTTCTGGTAATTCAGTTGTACCAACAAAGCTTGTTGTTGCAGCAAAATCACCCGCACATTCAAGCAATAGCAGCATACTCAAACAAATTAGCCCTGAACAAAAATCAGGCAATTCATATCGCCAAGCCTTGGCTAATCTGCAACAAGGTCGCGTGGCCGAAGCACAAAGCAACTTAGCACAAGCACTGGAAGCTAATCCAGCGAATCAGGAAGCTAGACAAACACTTGCAGGCTTATTGCTAGACAATAATCGCAATGATGAAGCCAGAGCCACACTTGCTGCAGGGCTTGCAATTGCGCCAGAGCAAACAAATTTTCGTATGGCGCTTGCTCGATTACAGATTGAGTTGGGTGACAAATCTGCTGCGCTGACTACAATGGAACAAGGCCAAGCCTATGCAAACAACAACGCAGACTACCAAAGCTTTTTAGCCACCTTGCTACAACGCGCAAATCGCCATGATGAAGCAATTAGTCACTATAAAACTGCGCTATCTATGAATGCATCACCGAATAACTCCAGTTCAGCAAACTCACTAGTAGGTCTTGGTATTTCATTACAAGCGACTGGTAAACTAGAAAACGCGCAAGAAGCCTTTACACGTGCCCAATCTGTTGCGACACTTAGCCCAGAACTTGCACAATTTATAGATCAACAACTGAAGCAAATTAATCAACGTTTGCAAAATTCAGCAAGCAAGTAA
- a CDS encoding ExeA family protein produces the protein MYLKHFGLSEAPFSITPDTSFYFASHSYQEGLNTLLFAILSGEGFIKITGEVGTGKTLLCRKLMSSLDSSFKVAYVPNPYLEPQSLLMVLAEELGIALPTAVTQHALLTALTHALLDFARKDIKVVVCLDEVQAMPIETLEALRLLSNLETEKRKLLQVVIFGQPELEVKLNHASIRQLKQRITFEYQLDRLSRDEMQYYLNHRLIIAGYQGSRMFSGAALTLLYFKSNGVPRLVNILAHKALLAAYGKGKQQVGLAEAFAAISDTKSIESTWRRLRLHGFSLSLFLCICGSAFLVLPKFS, from the coding sequence ATGTACCTAAAACATTTTGGCTTAAGCGAAGCGCCTTTCAGCATCACGCCTGATACCAGCTTCTATTTTGCATCGCATAGCTACCAAGAAGGCTTGAATACATTATTATTCGCCATTCTTTCTGGCGAAGGATTTATCAAGATTACAGGCGAAGTTGGCACCGGCAAAACGCTGCTATGTCGCAAGCTTATGTCCAGCTTAGATAGCAGTTTTAAAGTGGCTTACGTACCAAACCCTTATTTAGAGCCACAATCATTATTGATGGTATTAGCCGAGGAGTTAGGCATAGCACTACCCACTGCGGTTACACAGCACGCCTTGTTAACCGCACTGACACATGCCTTGCTAGACTTTGCTCGCAAAGACATCAAAGTAGTCGTTTGCCTTGATGAAGTGCAAGCGATGCCTATAGAAACACTTGAAGCTTTGCGCTTACTCAGCAATCTTGAGACTGAAAAAAGAAAGCTACTGCAAGTGGTGATTTTTGGTCAACCCGAGCTTGAAGTTAAGTTAAACCATGCGTCTATCAGACAGCTAAAACAACGCATTACTTTTGAATATCAATTAGATAGATTAAGTCGCGATGAGATGCAATATTACCTAAATCACCGGTTAATCATTGCAGGTTACCAAGGTAGCCGCATGTTCAGTGGTGCCGCGCTTACACTCTTATACTTCAAGTCTAACGGCGTGCCTAGATTGGTCAATATATTGGCTCACAAAGCGCTACTAGCCGCTTATGGCAAAGGTAAGCAACAGGTAGGCTTAGCCGAAGCGTTTGCAGCCATTTCTGATACTAAATCGATAGAGTCAACATGGAGAAGATTGCGTTTACACGGCTTTAGCTTATCTCTATTTTTATGTATTTGCGGCAGTGCATTTTTGGTTTTACCAAAATTTAGTTAA
- the mshL gene encoding pilus (MSHA type) biogenesis protein MshL — protein sequence MQKLPIRLSALLTLILSQAMLLSGCATTEPQHNATLNKIKSELKQAAEVKAPAATPKAINDALLPPLKIAMPKASAKQLEQRFDLVISNAPASQVLMGIVSGTRYSMLVSQDLTGLISVNLKDVTVFEALDSLRELYGYEYKIEGTRIFIEPQAMQTRVFQVNYIVGQRKGSSDTRVTSGSVSDGSSSGQSTGSTTTTNSSGSANRASMISSSIATTTNNDFWKDLTDSLNGIVGNENGHRVVVNVQSGVIMVRAMPAEVRNVEAFLRLMQVTIERQVILEAKIMNVQLNDQSQSGVNWSVFGKSGSNTGIVGNLNAKTTLGRAGNGDVTSGDLSASSGNVIANTATTALGGPLFAVALQGANFAALLSFLETQGDVQVLSSPRIATINNQKAVLKVGTDEFFVTGISSNTTASTGATTTSPEVTLQPFFSGIALDVTPQIDKDDNIILHMHPSISQVTTVNKQLNLGGVSGNINLPLASSNVSETDSIVRTHDGRVIAIGGLMTESSISNKSKVPGLGDIKGVGNAFRQKGSTSSKTELVILLKATVVQGQDSWSNDVLSSEKRIENMQSSEYMQNTGNVAQTSTVSE from the coding sequence ATGCAAAAATTACCAATACGATTATCAGCATTACTCACTTTAATACTGAGTCAGGCAATGTTGCTAAGTGGCTGTGCAACTACTGAACCTCAACATAACGCCACGCTCAATAAAATTAAAAGCGAGTTAAAGCAGGCTGCAGAAGTGAAAGCACCTGCAGCTACACCTAAAGCGATTAATGACGCGCTATTACCGCCTTTAAAAATTGCCATGCCTAAAGCTTCAGCTAAACAACTGGAACAACGTTTTGATTTAGTCATCAGCAACGCACCTGCCAGCCAAGTATTGATGGGCATTGTGAGCGGCACGCGTTACAGCATGTTAGTTTCTCAAGATTTAACTGGCCTGATTTCAGTCAACCTTAAAGATGTCACTGTATTTGAAGCGCTTGATTCGCTACGTGAGTTGTATGGCTATGAATACAAAATAGAAGGCACTCGTATTTTTATCGAGCCGCAAGCGATGCAAACTCGCGTATTTCAAGTGAACTATATTGTCGGTCAACGTAAGGGCTCATCTGACACTCGCGTGACTTCTGGCTCGGTGAGCGATGGGTCAAGCTCTGGTCAAAGCACTGGCTCAACGACAACGACTAATTCAAGCGGCTCTGCTAACCGAGCTTCTATGATTAGCAGCAGCATTGCTACAACCACTAATAATGACTTTTGGAAGGACTTAACTGATTCGCTCAATGGTATTGTTGGTAATGAAAATGGTCACCGTGTAGTCGTCAACGTGCAATCTGGCGTGATTATGGTACGCGCCATGCCAGCTGAAGTACGCAATGTGGAAGCATTCTTACGTTTGATGCAAGTCACCATAGAACGCCAAGTCATATTAGAAGCAAAAATTATGAACGTGCAACTCAACGACCAATCTCAAAGTGGAGTGAACTGGTCAGTATTTGGCAAAAGCGGCTCGAATACTGGCATTGTTGGCAACTTGAATGCCAAAACAACTTTAGGCCGCGCCGGTAATGGTGACGTTACTAGTGGTGATTTAAGTGCATCATCTGGCAACGTGATTGCTAATACAGCCACCACTGCACTTGGCGGCCCGTTGTTTGCTGTAGCCCTACAAGGTGCTAACTTTGCCGCCCTGCTCTCATTCTTAGAAACACAAGGCGATGTACAAGTACTTTCTAGCCCTAGAATTGCGACAATCAACAATCAAAAAGCCGTGCTTAAAGTTGGTACAGATGAGTTCTTTGTGACTGGAATTTCATCCAACACGACCGCTTCAACTGGCGCAACAACAACATCGCCCGAAGTGACACTACAACCATTCTTTTCAGGTATAGCTTTGGATGTCACACCGCAAATTGATAAAGACGACAACATCATCTTGCATATGCACCCTTCTATTAGCCAAGTGACCACTGTAAATAAACAGCTGAACCTTGGCGGCGTTTCTGGCAATATTAACCTTCCGCTTGCTTCAAGCAACGTCAGCGAAACCGACAGCATCGTGCGCACCCATGACGGGCGAGTGATTGCCATTGGCGGTTTAATGACAGAGAGCTCAATCAGCAATAAATCTAAAGTGCCAGGCTTAGGTGACATTAAAGGCGTAGGCAATGCCTTCCGCCAAAAAGGTTCAACATCCAGCAAGACTGAATTGGTGATCCTACTAAAAGCGACCGTTGTGCAAGGCCAAGACAGCTGGAGTAACGATGTTTTATCTAGCGAAAAACGTATAGAAAATATGCAGAGTAGCGAATATATGCAAAACACTGGCAACGTTGCACAAACGTCGACTGTGAGCGAATAA
- a CDS encoding type II secretion system protein M: MKKTWLSLTAKFDALNRRERWMVACALFAVVFAAINSLLISPVLARQKVINTELAADQAQIQNLTQQISVYTNQTVIDPDASNNQRITELNSHLKTLETQLSGLQNTLISPDKMPELLRSLLKKNGKLQLVELKTLPAKGLLEAESADKNTAAPTVSPTENNNTNKADTGKQESPVFKHGVEITVEGHYLDLLEYVSDLEKMPWHVLWSKAALNEEQPIGNVWPTNRLKLTVYTLSLDKTWLSI, from the coding sequence TTGAAAAAAACATGGCTAAGCTTAACTGCTAAGTTTGATGCGCTTAATAGACGTGAGCGTTGGATGGTGGCTTGTGCGCTATTTGCAGTCGTATTTGCCGCGATTAATAGCTTGTTAATCAGTCCAGTGTTAGCTCGTCAAAAAGTAATAAATACCGAATTGGCGGCTGATCAAGCACAGATTCAAAACTTAACTCAACAAATCAGCGTTTATACAAACCAGACTGTGATTGACCCGGATGCGAGTAACAATCAACGTATTACTGAGTTAAATAGCCATCTAAAAACCCTTGAAACCCAATTAAGTGGCTTACAAAACACGCTCATCAGCCCAGACAAAATGCCTGAATTGCTTCGCAGCTTGTTGAAAAAGAATGGCAAACTCCAATTGGTTGAACTAAAAACACTACCAGCTAAAGGCTTACTTGAAGCTGAATCTGCAGATAAAAACACTGCCGCACCCACAGTATCTCCAACTGAAAATAACAACACAAACAAAGCAGATACAGGTAAGCAAGAGTCACCTGTATTCAAACATGGCGTAGAGATTACCGTTGAAGGTCATTACTTAGATCTGCTTGAGTATGTTTCTGATTTAGAGAAAATGCCTTGGCATGTACTTTGGAGCAAAGCGGCATTGAATGAAGAACAGCCAATCGGCAATGTTTGGCCGACCAACCGTTTAAAACTCACGGTTTACACTTTAAGTTTAGATAAAACATGGTTAAGCATATGA